Proteins encoded by one window of Tunturibacter psychrotolerans:
- a CDS encoding DUF5808 domain-containing protein: MRTANLKSTTDELGNGWWIGLLSTPLPMAGTTLLLAARWQTIPARISIHWGLDGRPNGWAERGIGSIFGLLFASFFMVIVFGVIGELIARSSPGHEGRTAVIRTTRSVLLACAWMVTILFCGTSLLPLTHDPSRLISLVAIVPIVFSMGMLGFVVFRWMQMPEAVAAAQDSTDPRFWKAGIVYYNREDSALWVPKRFGFGYSLNFGRPVSWMLLGLILLVPFAIHFFVHASTVR, encoded by the coding sequence GTGCGTACTGCCAACCTAAAAAGCACAACGGATGAGTTGGGGAATGGATGGTGGATTGGGTTGCTCTCCACTCCTTTGCCAATGGCTGGAACCACTTTGCTGCTGGCAGCGCGATGGCAAACAATTCCAGCTCGGATTTCGATTCATTGGGGTTTGGACGGTCGGCCGAACGGATGGGCGGAGCGAGGTATTGGAAGCATCTTCGGTCTGTTGTTTGCCAGTTTCTTCATGGTGATTGTTTTTGGAGTCATTGGGGAGCTGATTGCGAGGTCGTCACCTGGACACGAAGGTCGCACGGCCGTAATTCGAACGACCAGAAGCGTCCTGCTTGCCTGCGCATGGATGGTTACGATTTTGTTTTGCGGGACTAGTCTCTTGCCTTTAACTCACGATCCATCGAGGCTGATTTCGCTTGTTGCGATAGTGCCGATAGTCTTCAGCATGGGGATGCTGGGCTTTGTTGTTTTTCGGTGGATGCAGATGCCGGAGGCAGTTGCGGCTGCGCAAGACAGCACAGATCCTCGCTTCTGGAAGGCGGGCATTGTGTATTACAACCGTGAGGATAGTGCATTGTGGGTTCCGAAACGATTTGGCTTCGGGTACTCTCTGAATTTTGGGCGACCGGTCTCGTGGATGCTTCTCGGCTTAATTCTCCTTGTGCCGTTCGCGATACATTTCTTCGTTCATGCAAGCACTGTGCGCTAG
- a CDS encoding Fpg/Nei family DNA glycosylase: MPEGDTIYRAARALQKAIGGRVVTGFDTGLAKLARVNEDAPLAGRTVEKVESRGKWCLIFFSGDLILVTHMLMSGSWHLYRMGEKWWMGRDRMRVVIRTAEWEAVGFNIPVAEFHTARSLERSSQVPKLGPDVLSDEFTVEAGVARLGAYGRENPDAEIAVVLLNQRVLAGLGNVYKSEVAFAAGVNPFRAMRTISQREMEVMVEVSQRYMKANVVDGAGDGIVTYSGNRRTTHSSNREERLWVYGRQGQECRRCGTTVMMRKQGVQARSTYWCPECQPWVGMGETAAPVGRARVVRRGKIGC, translated from the coding sequence ATGCCTGAAGGGGACACAATCTATCGAGCGGCGCGGGCGCTGCAGAAGGCGATTGGGGGCAGGGTGGTGACGGGCTTCGATACTGGGTTGGCGAAGCTGGCGCGGGTGAATGAGGATGCTCCATTGGCAGGCAGGACGGTGGAGAAGGTGGAGTCGCGGGGGAAGTGGTGTCTGATTTTTTTCTCGGGTGATTTGATTTTGGTGACGCATATGTTGATGAGTGGGAGCTGGCATCTTTATCGCATGGGGGAGAAGTGGTGGATGGGGCGGGATCGGATGCGGGTGGTGATTCGGACGGCGGAGTGGGAGGCGGTCGGGTTCAATATTCCGGTGGCGGAGTTTCATACCGCGCGGTCGCTTGAGCGGTCGAGCCAGGTGCCGAAGCTGGGGCCGGACGTGTTGAGCGATGAGTTTACGGTGGAGGCGGGTGTGGCTCGGCTGGGCGCGTATGGGAGAGAGAATCCGGATGCGGAGATTGCAGTGGTGTTGCTGAATCAGCGGGTGCTGGCGGGGTTGGGGAATGTTTATAAGAGCGAGGTGGCGTTTGCGGCGGGAGTGAATCCGTTTCGTGCGATGAGGACGATCTCGCAGCGCGAGATGGAGGTGATGGTGGAGGTTTCGCAGAGGTACATGAAGGCGAACGTAGTGGATGGTGCGGGCGATGGGATTGTGACTTACTCGGGGAATCGACGGACGACGCACTCTTCGAATCGAGAGGAACGGCTTTGGGTTTATGGACGACAGGGGCAGGAGTGCCGGCGATGTGGGACCACGGTGATGATGAGGAAGCAGGGGGTGCAGGCGCGGTCGACTTATTGGTGTCCGGAGTGCCAGCCGTGGGTGGGGATGGGGGAGACGGCTGCTCCAGTGGGACGGGCCAGGGTGGTGCGGCGGGGGAAGATTGGGTGTTAG
- a CDS encoding proline--tRNA ligase, producing the protein MHRWSQLFIPTLREAPADAEVASHKLLLRAGYIRQLGAGIYSYLFLGNRSINKIVAIVREEMNRIGQEFLLPTLQPRELWEESGRWAVMGGNMFRLQDRKGADLCLGMTHEEVMTSIARNELRSYKQLPQIWYQIQTKFRDEPRPKSGLLRVRQFIMKDSYSFDIDDAGLDVSYNKHDVAYRRIFTRCGLQFVSVDADSGAMGGSASQEFMVYTEAGEDLIASSPSGYAANIEKATAQLALVENLDPTGDGLPELVHTPGHRTIDEVGAFLNVASVHQIKTMAYMVELPEADHAKLGKLRPVVIFLRGDHSLNEAKLLAIAGGEPRPMVAEEIEATFKAPAGYLGPIGLEAAPHPKKPGTLIILDKALEGRTNLIAGANKEEYHLRNVTPTRDFKPTLVADVRNIVEGELDPIGGQPMRLGKAVEVGHIFKLGRKYTQSMGSSVLNRDGKEITPIMGCYGIGIERILTAAIELSAAANQGAAYVLHPAIAPFQVVVTITNVGDEALLAAGEKIAADLEAAGLEVLLDDRDERAGVKFKDADLVGIPYRINIGRGVAEGKVEFLDRLQSITEEVAINEVTAKVSGQITSTLHNLLPAAGL; encoded by the coding sequence ATGCATCGCTGGTCACAACTCTTTATCCCCACTCTCCGCGAAGCCCCCGCAGACGCCGAAGTCGCCAGCCACAAGCTCCTCCTCCGCGCCGGCTATATCCGCCAGCTCGGCGCTGGCATCTACAGCTATCTCTTCCTCGGCAACCGCTCCATCAATAAAATCGTCGCCATCGTCCGCGAAGAGATGAACCGCATCGGCCAGGAGTTCCTCCTGCCCACCCTCCAGCCCCGCGAACTATGGGAGGAGTCAGGCCGCTGGGCCGTTATGGGCGGAAACATGTTTCGCCTCCAGGACCGCAAAGGCGCTGACCTCTGCCTCGGCATGACCCACGAAGAGGTCATGACCTCCATCGCCCGCAACGAACTCCGCAGCTACAAGCAGCTCCCCCAGATCTGGTATCAGATCCAGACCAAATTCCGCGACGAGCCCCGGCCCAAATCCGGCCTCCTTCGCGTCCGCCAGTTCATCATGAAGGACTCCTACTCCTTCGACATCGACGACGCCGGCCTCGACGTCTCTTACAACAAGCACGATGTAGCCTACCGCCGCATCTTCACCCGCTGCGGCCTTCAGTTCGTCTCGGTCGACGCCGACTCCGGCGCCATGGGCGGCTCCGCCTCCCAGGAGTTCATGGTCTACACCGAAGCAGGCGAAGACCTCATCGCCAGCAGCCCCTCCGGTTACGCCGCCAACATCGAAAAAGCCACCGCTCAGCTTGCTCTCGTCGAAAACCTCGACCCCACCGGCGACGGCCTCCCCGAGCTCGTTCATACCCCCGGCCACCGCACCATCGACGAGGTCGGCGCCTTCCTCAACGTCGCCTCAGTCCATCAGATCAAAACCATGGCCTACATGGTCGAGCTCCCTGAAGCCGACCACGCCAAATTAGGCAAGCTCCGCCCGGTAGTCATCTTCCTGCGAGGCGATCACTCCCTCAACGAAGCAAAGCTTCTCGCCATTGCAGGCGGAGAACCTCGCCCCATGGTCGCCGAAGAGATCGAAGCCACCTTCAAAGCCCCCGCTGGCTACCTCGGACCCATCGGCCTCGAGGCCGCGCCGCACCCGAAGAAACCCGGCACACTCATCATCCTCGACAAAGCTCTCGAAGGCCGCACCAACCTCATCGCCGGAGCCAACAAGGAGGAGTACCACCTCCGCAACGTCACGCCCACCCGCGACTTCAAGCCAACACTTGTCGCCGACGTTCGCAACATCGTCGAAGGCGAACTCGACCCCATCGGCGGCCAACCCATGCGTCTTGGCAAAGCCGTCGAAGTCGGCCACATCTTCAAGCTGGGCCGCAAGTACACCCAATCCATGGGCTCCTCCGTCCTCAATCGTGACGGCAAAGAGATTACCCCAATCATGGGCTGTTACGGGATCGGGATCGAGCGCATCCTCACTGCCGCCATCGAACTCTCCGCAGCTGCCAACCAGGGCGCCGCCTACGTGCTGCACCCTGCCATTGCGCCCTTTCAGGTTGTCGTTACCATCACCAACGTTGGCGACGAGGCCCTCCTTGCCGCGGGAGAAAAAATCGCTGCAGACCTCGAAGCCGCAGGCCTAGAAGTCCTCCTCGACGACCGCGACGAGCGCGCCGGCGTCAAGTTCAAAGACGCTGATCTCGTCGGAATCCCCTATCGAATCAATATTGGTCGCGGAGTCGCCGAGGGCAAGGTAGAATTTCTCGATCGCCTCCAAAGCATCACCGAAGAGGTCGCCATCAACGAGGTCACCGCGAAGGTATCCGGCCAGATTACCTCTACGCTGCACAACTTGCTCCCCGCAGCTGGCCTCTAA
- a CDS encoding GntR family transcriptional regulator, with product MPEASVQLNPNSVVPAYRQIVDQIRLHIDQGTLSSGDSLPSVRSLATQLGIHFNTAAEAYRELAEEGWIELKHGKRAVVRPARSAPELKTVEVEGLRQRLRNLVAEMRLKGIADKTIEWDVITTLQR from the coding sequence GTGCCCGAAGCTTCCGTTCAACTCAATCCGAATTCGGTAGTTCCGGCCTATCGGCAGATCGTTGACCAAATCAGGCTTCATATCGATCAAGGGACGCTTTCTTCCGGCGACTCTCTTCCTTCGGTGCGTAGCCTTGCTACCCAATTAGGCATTCACTTCAATACCGCCGCGGAGGCTTATCGGGAGCTTGCCGAAGAGGGATGGATTGAATTGAAGCACGGAAAACGCGCTGTGGTTCGTCCTGCCCGGTCTGCGCCTGAGTTGAAGACTGTTGAAGTGGAAGGTCTGCGTCAACGGCTTCGCAATCTCGTCGCGGAGATGCGTCTTAAGGGGATTGCCGACAAAACAATCGAATGGGATGTGATTACTACCCTTCAGAGGTGA
- a CDS encoding KpsF/GutQ family sugar-phosphate isomerase has product MSSKSTIPPASTRPSEFVRIEAAALNELALRLDTTMLAPFAQATEHLLQAATAQNRIIITGIGKSGIIARKIAATLRSTGTPAHFLHAAEAIHGDLGMLAPKGIVIALSYSGETEELLRLIPALKRLEATLIAISGCSTSTLAQSSDIFLDASVSTEACTLNLAPTASTTVMLALGDALALEVSRLRGWKAEDFADLHPGGRIGRRLARVRELMHTGDALPQVAPATPMPQVIYEMSRKKLGMTTVLKDGHLAGMISDGDLRRLLERDGSHALEHTAAEIMNSHPHTIEGSALASSALALMEDKKITSLIVVALGGHVEGVVHLHDLWTLQLS; this is encoded by the coding sequence ATGTCCAGCAAATCCACCATCCCTCCCGCCTCAACACGTCCATCGGAGTTCGTCCGCATCGAGGCCGCCGCTCTCAACGAGCTCGCCCTCCGCCTCGACACCACCATGCTCGCCCCATTCGCCCAGGCAACCGAGCATCTCCTTCAAGCCGCAACGGCTCAAAATCGCATCATCATCACCGGCATAGGCAAGAGCGGCATCATCGCTCGCAAAATCGCGGCTACCTTGCGCTCCACGGGCACGCCAGCCCACTTCCTTCACGCCGCCGAAGCCATCCACGGCGACCTCGGCATGCTCGCGCCCAAAGGCATCGTTATCGCTCTCTCCTACAGTGGCGAAACTGAAGAACTCCTTCGCCTCATCCCAGCACTCAAGCGCCTCGAAGCCACACTGATCGCCATCAGCGGCTGCAGCACATCCACCCTGGCTCAATCCAGCGACATCTTCCTCGATGCCAGCGTCTCCACCGAAGCCTGCACCCTAAACCTCGCGCCCACCGCCTCCACCACCGTCATGCTCGCACTCGGCGACGCTCTCGCCCTCGAAGTAAGCCGTCTCCGCGGCTGGAAGGCTGAAGACTTCGCCGACTTGCACCCAGGCGGCCGCATCGGCAGACGCCTTGCCCGCGTCCGAGAGCTGATGCACACAGGCGACGCTCTTCCTCAAGTGGCTCCCGCCACGCCGATGCCACAGGTCATCTACGAGATGTCCCGAAAAAAACTCGGCATGACCACCGTTCTCAAAGACGGGCATCTCGCCGGCATGATCTCAGACGGAGACCTCCGCCGGCTGCTCGAACGCGATGGCTCCCACGCCCTCGAACACACCGCCGCCGAAATCATGAACTCCCACCCTCATACGATCGAAGGTAGTGCCCTCGCCTCTTCAGCTCTCGCCCTTATGGAGGACAAGAAGATAACCTCGCTCATCGTCGTCGCCCTAGGCGGCCACGTAGAGGGCGTCGTCCACCTTCACGATCTGTGGACGCTGCAACTCAGCTAG
- a CDS encoding protein-disulfide reductase DsbD N-terminal domain-containing protein, protein MLIALPGALVAQQVGTLDAPAVKPKSYVVYGAEPQNVTAGKRSVLELRFRVMDGYHVNSHTPKSELLIPTRIELQPTSGVKVEALEFPSGTSYSFSFDPSEKLDVYSGAFTVKLPVVAEAGAHTVDGTLRYQACDHAACYPPKSLPIQVIFTAK, encoded by the coding sequence TTGTTGATCGCGTTGCCGGGAGCGTTGGTGGCGCAGCAGGTCGGCACGCTGGATGCACCAGCGGTGAAGCCGAAGTCGTACGTTGTGTATGGTGCGGAGCCGCAGAACGTCACAGCGGGAAAGCGAAGCGTGTTGGAGCTGCGCTTTCGTGTGATGGATGGCTACCATGTGAACTCTCACACGCCTAAGTCGGAGCTGTTGATCCCGACTCGGATTGAGTTGCAACCGACGTCAGGAGTGAAGGTTGAGGCGTTGGAGTTTCCCTCTGGTACTTCGTATAGCTTCAGCTTCGATCCGAGTGAAAAGCTGGATGTTTATTCGGGGGCGTTTACTGTGAAGCTGCCTGTGGTGGCTGAGGCTGGGGCGCATACCGTCGATGGAACGCTGCGCTATCAGGCGTGCGATCATGCGGCGTGCTATCCGCCGAAGAGCCTGCCGATTCAGGTGATCTTTACGGCGAAATAA
- the alaC gene encoding alanine transaminase produces MDEFRRLTRLPAYVFNITSELKAAARKRGEDIIDFGMGNPDGATPKHIVDKLIEAAQRTATHRYSLSRGVPRLRRAICNWYKRRYDVDLDPEIEAIVTIGSKEGIAHLCLAVLDDEDTVAVPNPSYPIHIFGPVIAGSKVQSIPMRGGTAEALLEELEHDLPRMSPRPKLLILNFPSNPTAQCVELPFFERLVALCKELGIYIIHDLAYADIVFDGYRAPSILEVPGAKDIAVEFFTLSKSYNMPGWRVGFMVGNTKLVAALGRIKSYFDYGTFTPIQVAAICALDGPQECVATIRDIYKERRDVLVPGLNKLGWPVDLPKATMFAWAKIPEQYKGLGSVEFSKKLLLEAKVAVSPGVGFGEHGDGHVRFSLIENEERTRQALRGIKQMFKGWLKIEFCNKYLPR; encoded by the coding sequence ATGGACGAATTTCGAAGGCTAACACGGCTGCCGGCGTATGTATTCAACATCACAAGTGAGCTGAAGGCTGCGGCGCGTAAGCGCGGTGAGGACATCATTGATTTCGGGATGGGAAATCCCGATGGTGCGACGCCGAAACACATTGTCGACAAGTTGATTGAAGCGGCGCAGCGTACTGCTACGCATCGCTATTCGTTGTCGCGTGGGGTACCTCGACTTCGTCGAGCGATTTGCAACTGGTACAAGAGGCGCTATGACGTGGATCTCGATCCTGAGATTGAGGCGATTGTTACGATCGGTTCGAAGGAAGGGATTGCGCATCTTTGTTTGGCGGTGCTGGACGATGAGGATACCGTCGCGGTGCCGAATCCGAGCTATCCGATTCATATCTTCGGACCAGTGATTGCGGGCTCGAAGGTGCAGAGTATTCCAATGCGAGGCGGGACTGCGGAGGCGCTGCTGGAGGAGTTGGAGCATGATCTGCCGAGGATGTCGCCGCGGCCGAAGCTTCTGATTCTGAACTTCCCTTCGAATCCTACGGCGCAGTGCGTGGAGCTCCCGTTTTTCGAGAGACTGGTGGCGTTGTGCAAAGAGTTGGGGATCTACATCATTCACGATCTTGCTTATGCGGATATTGTGTTTGATGGGTATCGGGCACCGAGCATACTTGAGGTTCCGGGTGCGAAGGATATTGCTGTTGAGTTCTTTACGCTCTCAAAAAGTTACAATATGCCTGGATGGCGAGTGGGCTTCATGGTGGGAAACACCAAGCTGGTCGCGGCTTTGGGGCGCATCAAAAGCTACTTTGACTATGGGACTTTTACGCCGATTCAGGTGGCGGCGATCTGCGCGCTCGACGGGCCACAGGAGTGTGTGGCGACAATTCGCGATATTTACAAGGAACGACGGGATGTTTTGGTTCCGGGACTGAATAAGCTTGGGTGGCCGGTGGATCTGCCGAAGGCTACGATGTTTGCCTGGGCAAAGATTCCGGAGCAGTACAAAGGGCTTGGATCTGTTGAGTTTTCGAAGAAGCTGTTGCTGGAGGCGAAGGTTGCGGTGAGCCCTGGCGTGGGTTTTGGTGAGCATGGGGATGGGCATGTGCGGTTTTCGCTGATTGAGAATGAGGAGCGGACGCGGCAGGCGCTGCGGGGGATTAAGCAGATGTTTAAAGGCTGGTTGAAAATTGAGTTTTGCAATAAATATTTGCCCCGGTGA
- a CDS encoding TlpA family protein disulfide reductase produces MPKGFDVKRSGLVFGVMVVGIALLLWAGWHNLRERRIAMQQAQENHVVLAPEKAGAAAAQPDSQSPEAEAMQMRGKVAPGFTLATLDGKKVSLSDYKGRPVLVNFWATWCGPCKVEMPWFEEFRKQYAAQGFEILGLADDVDAGKDAIAKVAQKTGVTYPILLTDGKIQKAYGGPDGMDYLPMSFYVDKNGVIVEETAGLGSKDEIEAHIKKIVASGATPAAGGQ; encoded by the coding sequence GTGCCGAAAGGATTTGACGTGAAGCGGAGTGGATTGGTTTTTGGAGTAATGGTTGTTGGGATTGCGCTGCTGCTGTGGGCTGGATGGCACAATCTGCGCGAGCGGCGGATCGCGATGCAGCAGGCGCAGGAGAACCATGTGGTTCTAGCGCCGGAAAAGGCAGGAGCAGCGGCAGCGCAGCCGGATTCGCAGTCACCTGAAGCAGAAGCGATGCAGATGCGTGGGAAGGTGGCGCCTGGTTTTACGCTTGCGACCCTGGACGGGAAGAAAGTTTCGCTGAGCGACTATAAGGGCCGGCCTGTTCTGGTGAACTTCTGGGCGACGTGGTGTGGGCCGTGCAAGGTGGAGATGCCTTGGTTTGAGGAGTTCCGCAAACAGTATGCGGCGCAGGGTTTTGAGATTCTCGGGCTTGCTGATGACGTGGATGCAGGCAAGGACGCGATCGCCAAAGTTGCGCAGAAGACCGGCGTGACCTACCCGATTTTGCTGACTGATGGAAAGATTCAGAAGGCGTATGGCGGACCAGATGGGATGGACTATCTGCCCATGTCGTTTTACGTCGACAAGAATGGTGTGATCGTCGAGGAGACGGCTGGACTTGGCAGCAAGGATGAGATCGAGGCGCACATCAAGAAGATTGTTGCTTCGGGAGCAACGCCGGCGGCGGGTGGGCAGTGA
- a CDS encoding transglycosylase domain-containing protein, which produces MPVKLKYGSNARTGTKSSPLESRLLRIALLALLAILIVGCSVFAYFYYHYQHVVDDRIRSGPFFASVSQIYAAPREVRAGQKLSAAAIAADLRQAGYNANSQLGTYQLNADNIFIKPGPESYHNTDGATINTTGNVVQSITAENGVTLSAYELEPQLITALSEDNNRTKRRLVSYNEIPPRMVQAVTAIEDRDFFNHGGINYLRIAKCAFSDLVTHHRTCGGSTLTQQLAKNLFLSPEKRIKRKMIEILITFQLENRFTKKQIFEMYANEINLGQRGSYAINGFGEAAQTFFGKPLQQLDLAECALLAGTIQSPTRLNPYRHPERAMSRRNVVLDSMVETGAITASEAERAKAEPLRLAPPNIDASEAPYFVDLVHDQLVKRIGDQDLAHQSLRIYTSLDPELQRAASEAVEIGMKNVDELVRKQQKTPKGEQPGPITYPQVSLVAINPHTGQILALVGGRNYGVSQLNHAVSERPTGSIFKPFVYAAAYNSSLNGLSLGDNGGVFTALTQLNDEETTFTYDNGRQEYTPKNLISGYRGDVTAAYALAHSLNAATVQLGQMVGFDNVAALARSSGIVNARGTPSVAIGTYNATPIEMAGAYTVFANSGVHLNPWMLASVRNANGDVVSDFSPEAKQVMDPRAAYLTQSLLEGVMNYGTAAGVRGHGFTAPAAGKTGTSHDAWFAGYTSNLICIVWVGNDDYTDIKMEGAHAAEPIWTEFMKRAILLPQYSDVKPFSAPEGITTARIDKTSSLLADSSCPSNILYAAFLDGTAPTNTCSQMSESPQNLIQKILGIGGKSAPPDTTSPPNTPAPIVRVNPNTPPNGNAPDTTQPPAASKKKNFFQKIFGGGKDKDKQQPQQQTSPPPQ; this is translated from the coding sequence TTGCCAGTCAAACTCAAATACGGCAGCAACGCGCGCACCGGCACTAAGTCTTCCCCACTGGAGTCGCGCCTTCTACGCATTGCCCTCCTGGCGTTGCTCGCCATCCTGATCGTAGGCTGCTCCGTCTTCGCCTACTTTTATTACCACTACCAACATGTGGTCGACGACCGCATCCGCTCCGGTCCCTTCTTCGCCAGCGTGTCGCAGATCTACGCCGCCCCGCGCGAGGTTCGTGCCGGACAGAAGCTCTCCGCCGCCGCAATCGCTGCAGACCTCCGCCAGGCAGGATACAACGCAAACTCCCAGCTCGGCACCTACCAGCTCAACGCCGACAACATCTTCATCAAGCCGGGCCCCGAGAGCTACCACAACACCGACGGCGCTACCATCAACACTACCGGCAACGTCGTCCAGAGCATTACCGCCGAAAACGGGGTAACCCTCAGCGCCTACGAGCTCGAGCCCCAGCTCATCACGGCCCTCTCCGAAGACAACAACCGCACCAAGCGCCGCCTCGTGTCTTACAACGAGATCCCCCCACGCATGGTCCAGGCCGTCACCGCCATCGAAGACCGCGACTTCTTCAACCACGGCGGCATCAACTATCTCCGCATCGCCAAGTGCGCCTTCTCCGACCTCGTCACTCACCATCGCACCTGCGGCGGCTCCACCCTCACGCAACAGCTAGCAAAGAATCTCTTCCTCTCGCCTGAAAAACGCATCAAGCGCAAGATGATCGAGATCCTCATCACCTTCCAGCTCGAAAACCGCTTCACGAAGAAACAAATCTTCGAGATGTACGCGAATGAGATCAACCTCGGCCAGCGCGGCAGCTACGCCATCAACGGCTTCGGCGAAGCCGCTCAGACCTTCTTCGGCAAACCGCTCCAACAACTCGACCTCGCCGAGTGCGCCCTCCTCGCCGGCACCATCCAGTCCCCCACACGCCTCAACCCCTACCGCCATCCCGAACGCGCGATGTCACGCCGCAACGTAGTCCTCGACTCGATGGTCGAGACCGGAGCCATCACCGCCAGCGAAGCCGAGCGCGCCAAAGCTGAACCCCTCCGCCTCGCTCCTCCCAACATCGACGCGAGCGAGGCTCCCTACTTCGTCGACCTCGTCCACGACCAACTCGTCAAGCGCATCGGCGACCAGGACCTCGCTCACCAGAGTCTCCGCATCTACACCTCGCTCGACCCCGAACTTCAACGCGCCGCCTCCGAAGCCGTCGAAATCGGAATGAAGAACGTCGACGAGTTAGTGCGCAAGCAACAAAAGACACCCAAAGGCGAACAACCCGGACCCATCACCTATCCTCAGGTTTCGCTCGTAGCGATCAACCCCCACACCGGCCAGATCCTCGCGCTCGTAGGCGGCCGCAACTACGGCGTCTCGCAACTCAACCACGCGGTCTCCGAGCGACCCACCGGCTCCATCTTCAAACCCTTCGTCTACGCCGCTGCCTACAACAGCTCCCTCAATGGACTCTCTCTCGGGGACAACGGCGGTGTCTTCACCGCGCTCACCCAGCTCAACGATGAAGAGACCACCTTCACCTACGACAACGGCCGTCAGGAATACACACCCAAGAACCTCATCAGTGGTTATCGTGGCGACGTCACCGCAGCCTATGCCCTTGCGCACTCCCTCAACGCCGCTACCGTTCAGCTCGGCCAGATGGTCGGCTTCGATAATGTAGCCGCCCTGGCCCGCTCCTCCGGCATCGTCAATGCACGCGGAACCCCATCGGTCGCAATCGGCACCTACAACGCCACTCCAATTGAGATGGCCGGGGCCTACACCGTCTTCGCCAACAGCGGCGTCCATCTCAACCCGTGGATGCTCGCATCCGTACGCAACGCCAATGGCGACGTGGTCTCCGACTTCTCACCCGAAGCCAAACAGGTCATGGATCCCCGCGCGGCCTATCTCACCCAGTCCCTGCTCGAAGGCGTCATGAACTATGGCACCGCTGCAGGCGTACGCGGACACGGCTTCACCGCACCAGCGGCGGGTAAAACTGGCACCAGCCACGACGCCTGGTTCGCCGGATACACCTCAAACCTCATCTGCATCGTCTGGGTCGGCAACGACGACTACACCGACATAAAAATGGAAGGCGCCCACGCTGCAGAGCCCATCTGGACCGAGTTCATGAAGCGCGCCATCCTGCTTCCCCAGTACTCCGACGTCAAACCCTTCTCCGCACCCGAAGGCATAACCACCGCACGCATCGACAAGACCAGCAGCCTCCTCGCCGACTCCAGCTGCCCCAGCAACATCCTCTACGCCGCCTTCCTCGACGGCACTGCACCCACCAACACATGCAGCCAGATGAGCGAAAGCCCGCAGAACCTCATCCAGAAGATTCTCGGCATAGGCGGTAAATCCGCGCCTCCCGATACCACGTCACCACCCAACACCCCCGCGCCCATCGTTCGCGTCAATCCCAACACGCCCCCAAACGGCAACGCCCCCGACACCACCCAACCACCCGCGGCGTCCAAAAAGAAAAACTTCTTCCAGAAGATCTTCGGCGGCGGCAAAGACAAAGACAAACAACAACCGCAACAACAGACCTCACCGCCCCCTCAGTAG
- a CDS encoding nuclear transport factor 2 family protein, with protein sequence MRIEDHLKQLEERLLDPAIRRDPALVAPLIADDFIEFGASGRVFDKASILEDLKNESPRPASRLTDFAVRELSPAIILATYRATRFNANGVAISQSHRSSIWAHSDGQWQITFHQGTPIPPPQDPAGPPQK encoded by the coding sequence ATGAGAATTGAAGACCATCTCAAACAACTCGAAGAGCGTCTCCTCGATCCAGCCATCCGTCGAGACCCCGCCCTCGTAGCCCCTCTCATCGCCGACGATTTCATCGAGTTCGGTGCCTCAGGACGAGTCTTCGACAAAGCCTCCATCCTCGAAGACCTGAAGAACGAATCACCCCGCCCAGCCTCCCGCCTCACCGACTTCGCCGTACGGGAGCTATCCCCCGCCATCATCCTGGCAACTTACCGCGCGACCAGATTCAACGCCAACGGAGTGGCCATCAGCCAATCGCACCGCAGTTCCATCTGGGCGCACTCAGATGGCCAATGGCAGATAACCTTCCATCAAGGCACCCCCATCCCGCCCCCGCAGGACCCAGCCGGACCACCCCAAAAATAA
- a CDS encoding DUF1569 domain-containing protein — translation MKSLFEVGTVEEVKGRMALLRADSARQWGKMNAAQAMEHCARGMELALGDRLPPRLLIGRILGPIIKSKAFVDGEPMRRNSPTVPGLAVAVETDFVQGRERLCGLVDRFVASGPGGCTDHPHSFFGRLTPDEWSAWMYKHLDHHLRQFGV, via the coding sequence ATGAAAAGTCTTTTTGAAGTAGGGACTGTCGAGGAAGTGAAAGGGCGGATGGCGCTGCTGAGAGCTGACAGTGCGCGACAGTGGGGCAAGATGAATGCGGCGCAGGCGATGGAGCACTGCGCGAGGGGTATGGAGTTAGCACTTGGTGATCGGCTCCCGCCGCGGCTGCTCATTGGACGAATTCTTGGACCCATCATCAAATCGAAGGCGTTCGTGGACGGTGAGCCGATGCGTAGGAATTCGCCTACGGTGCCGGGGCTTGCGGTGGCAGTTGAGACGGACTTTGTGCAAGGACGGGAGCGGCTTTGTGGGTTAGTCGACCGGTTTGTTGCGAGTGGGCCGGGTGGGTGTACTGATCATCCGCATAGCTTCTTTGGGCGACTCACGCCGGATGAGTGGTCGGCTTGGATGTATAAGCATCTGGATCATCATCTGCGGCAGTTTGGGGTTTAG